Below is a genomic region from Scytonema millei VB511283.
CAGACCAAATTTTGACCGATATTTCCGAAGGGAGTTCCATGAAGTTGTGAGGATATCCTGTCTGGGGATTTAAAGTCGGTTTGTCTTCCCAAAATACCCAGCCAATATCATGTATCGCCGCACCGAGACAAACTTCTTCTCTAGGCGTAAAATATCCAAAATCTTCGTTTCCCCAAGCCTGCGCCAGACAACCTGCAATCCAAGCATGAGTCGGTTGGGCGATCGCAATTATTTCTGTTGGTGTTTGGCGATGTAGCATATTATCTTAGTATGTGGCTGATATGGTCAAATTAGAATACCTGTCCCTTGACGATCGGCTTTAACAAGCGTATCTCGTATATTATTTTCTTTTATAGTGAAGTTCTACAACACCATAAGGACAGGATTTTTGACTAATCAGATCGAGCTTGAGTTCTGAGAGCGACTGGTAAAGAGTTATTCCTGTTCCTAAAATAATTGGGATGATAAAAATGAAGTATTCATCAACTAATCCATTTTGAATGAATGGAGATGCAGCTCTTCCACCTCCCATTAACCAAACTCGCTGATATCCTCTTTTATTTACGTCTTCTACAATTTCTTCCATACTTTTCATAAAAACTATATCAAGACGTAGCGTGGATAAATTTCGACTAGTTAAGACATAGGAAAGTTTGCCAGGATATGCCCAATCTCCAAATCCTAAAATCTGCTCGTAGGTAGTAGAACCCATTACTATAGCATCAATTGAGTTATAGAATTTGAGGTAATCTTTATTTTTATTTACTTGTTCAGGTGGTAATAACCAATCAATACTTCCGTCCGATCGCGCTATGTATCCATCAATACTTGTGGCTACATAAAGAATATATTTTGTCATTTTGGCTTTTGTAGCTATTACCAACTCAATTTTAATTTTAATATTTATAATTAGCTCTAACTCGGACAAGAGACTGCTTACAAAAGTAGATTTTTTGTGAATTTGAACGCAGATGGACGCGGATGAATGCGGACGAACGCGGATATAGTTTTGTTTTTTGACTTTTGACTTGACAAAAAAAGCTGCCTCCTCAAGGGAAGCAGCTGTATTCTTCACAACGGAAGTAGACAAAAGCCTACCCCTGACAGACTTTAGTAATCGAAGTCGCCGCCACCCATACCAGCGCCAGCACCGGCAGGAGCGCCATCTTTTGGTTCTGGCTTGTCAACCACGATACACTCAGTGGTCAGCACCATACCAGCAATAGAAGCAGCATTTTGCAGTGCGGAACGAGTCACTTTAGCAGGATCGACAATACCAGCGCTAAACATATCGACGTACTCATTTTTAGCAGCATCGAAGCCGATATTGAATTCTTTTTCCTTGACGCGCTCGGCGATGACCGCACCGTTTTGACCAGCGTTTTCAGCAATCCGCTTCAGGGGGGAAGTTAAAGCGCGAGCCACAATTGATGCACCGATTAATTCTTCACCTTTGAGGCTGCTGTTTGCCCACTGTTCCAACTGTGGAGCTAGGTGAGCCAAGGTTGTACCACCACCAGGAACGATCCCTTCTTCTACGGCTGCTTTAGTAGCGTTAATCGCGTCTTCCAAACGTAGTTTGCGGTCTTTCATTTCGGTTTCAGTTGCAGCACCGACTTTGACCACAGCAACGCCACCAGCTAGTTTAGCTAGACGCTCTTGCAGCTTTTCTCTATCGTAGGAAGATTCGGTTTCGTCCATTTGACGACGAATCTGTTCGCAACGAGCCTTAACAGCTTGTTCGTTACCTTCAGCAACAATAGTGGTGTTGTCTTTAGTAATGGTGATGCGGCGTGCTTTACCGAGCATGTCTAGCTTGGTATTATCCAGCTTCAGACCAGCATCTTCAGTAATCAATTGACCCCCAGTGAGGATAGCGATATCTTCCAGCATAGCCTTGCGGCGATCGCCAAACCCAGGAGCCTTGACCGCAGCTACGTTGAGTACGCCACGCAGGCGATTAACTACCAAGGTAGCTAGAGCTTCTTTCTCGATATCTTCTGCCAAAATCAGCAGCGGACGACCAGAACGAGCCACTTGCTCTAGTACGGGGACTAAATCTTGTACTAGAGTAATTTTCTTGTCGGTGATTAGGATGAAAGGTTCGTCTAAAATAGCTTCCATCCGTTCGGGATCGGTGGCAAAGTAGGGAGAGATGTAGCCTTTGTCAAAGCGCATCCCTTCAGTAATTTCCAACTCGGTAGTCATGGACTTCCCTTCTTCTAGGGAAATGACACCTTCTTTACCCACCTTATCCATCGCCTCAGCAATCATGCTGCCAACTTCTTCATCGTTACCAGCAGAAATGGAACCGACTTGCGCGATCGCCTTAGAATCTTCTACAGGACGAGCGTGTTCGGCAATCTTTTCGACTAGGAAGTTAGCCGCTTTATCAATCCCGCGCTTGAGGGAAATTGCATTTGCACCCGCAGCAACGTTACGCAAGCCTTCTTTTACAATGGCATGAGCCAATACGGTTGCAGTGGTTGTACCATCACCCGCAGCGTCATTGGTTTTGGAAGCAGCTTGACGAATTAGAGATACACCAGTGTTTTCTACGTGATCTTCTAATTCAATTTCTTTAGCGATGGTAACGCCATCATTAACGATCTGCGGTGCGCCAAACTTTTTCTCTAGCACCACGTTACGACCCTTTGGACCCAGCGTAACGGCTACCGCTTCAGCTAGAATGTCCATACCCCGTTCTAGGGCGCGACGAGCGTTTTCGTTGTAAATAATGCGCTTTGCCA
It encodes:
- a CDS encoding dihydrofolate reductase family protein, giving the protein MSTSVVKNTAASLEEAAFFVKSKVKKQNYIRVRPHSSASICVQIHKKSTFVSSLLSELELIINIKIKIELVIATKAKMTKYILYVATSIDGYIARSDGSIDWLLPPEQVNKNKDYLKFYNSIDAIVMGSTTYEQILGFGDWAYPGKLSYVLTSRNLSTLRLDIVFMKSMEEIVEDVNKRGYQRVWLMGGGRAASPFIQNGLVDEYFIFIIPIILGTGITLYQSLSELKLDLISQKSCPYGVVELHYKRK
- the groL gene encoding chaperonin GroEL (60 kDa chaperone family; promotes refolding of misfolded polypeptides especially under stressful conditions; forms two stacked rings of heptamers to form a barrel-shaped 14mer; ends can be capped by GroES; misfolded proteins enter the barrel where they are refolded when GroES binds) → MAKRIIYNENARRALERGMDILAEAVAVTLGPKGRNVVLEKKFGAPQIVNDGVTIAKEIELEDHVENTGVSLIRQAASKTNDAAGDGTTTATVLAHAIVKEGLRNVAAGANAISLKRGIDKAANFLVEKIAEHARPVEDSKAIAQVGSISAGNDEEVGSMIAEAMDKVGKEGVISLEEGKSMTTELEITEGMRFDKGYISPYFATDPERMEAILDEPFILITDKKITLVQDLVPVLEQVARSGRPLLILAEDIEKEALATLVVNRLRGVLNVAAVKAPGFGDRRKAMLEDIAILTGGQLITEDAGLKLDNTKLDMLGKARRITITKDNTTIVAEGNEQAVKARCEQIRRQMDETESSYDREKLQERLAKLAGGVAVVKVGAATETEMKDRKLRLEDAINATKAAVEEGIVPGGGTTLAHLAPQLEQWANSSLKGEELIGASIVARALTSPLKRIAENAGQNGAVIAERVKEKEFNIGFDAAKNEYVDMFSAGIVDPAKVTRSALQNAASIAGMVLTTECIVVDKPEPKDGAPAGAGAGMGGGDFDY